Below is a window of Falsibacillus albus DNA.
CGGATTTTTGGATAGGTCGTCATTAATAATACCGACTCCTGTAATCTTGTCATCTTTTACATCAGGCTGAACAGATGGATTGGATGGGTACGCCTTTCCATTGAAGGGCAAAATTTTATAGCGCCCCTCCATCCCGCCGCCTGACACGTACATGATGATATTTTTCCAGCCTTTCGTCGTGGCGTCTTCGATTATGACTGGCGTCCGGACAAGAGAAAAACGGGAGACGAGCTGATACTTGCCGGCATCACTTTGCCTGTAAATCATGGCGCTGCACCCACCTGTTCCGCATACTTCACGGCCCGTCAAATAAACAAAGGTTTCTGGAACATTATCACCATTGAGATCGATGTGATTGTAAAAGTAATGAATGTTGCTCTCTCCAGGCTTCAGGTTAAATTCCTTGCTGAAGGCTTCTTCCAGCTTGTGGTCAGGAGTGGTTTCCGATTTGATATACGTCACACCACTTAAATCAACCTGCTGACCCGCTGCGAAGACGCCCTTTCCTCCTATGGACATGCCGATGATGACAAGCATAGTAAGCATTTTTTTCATTTTGGTCACATCCCTATAATTTGGTTATCGATAGGATGTCCCAATGAAAAGAAAAAAACCTTTCATCCTCTTCGCTGAGAGAATGAAAGGTTTTTTTGATCAGGTCCCGCAATAAGTCTGATACGGTACATCCGTTGGTTCCGGCAGCGTTGTATAGTCTTCCTGTTCAGATGAGTAAGCATACGGGTCAGTAAGGACTTGCAGGAGTTTTTTCATGACGCTGTAGTCTCCCTTTTCCACTGCTGCTTCTAGCGCTTCCTCCACCCGATGATTCCGCGGAATGACGGAAGGATTGCTCTTGCGCATCAATTCCTGCGAAGCTTCTTTCGTTTCTTCCTGTCTTTCAAGCCTTGCTTCCCAGTTTTCTTTCCACTGGGTGAATTCCTCGCTTTCAAAGAGAGGTTTGTCGTCCAGTTGATCAAGGGTCAATGCACGGAACGCATTCGTGTAGTCAGCTTCATGCTTGTGCATCAGTTTGAGGAGGTCCTCAATCAACGTTTTATCCTCAGTTTCTTCATTATATAATCCGATTTTTTCCCTCATGCCCGACAGCCAGTGAGTGTGATACAGCTTCGGATATTGTGCGATCGCATCCTGTGCGAGCTGAAGCGCCTCTTCTTCCTCATCTGCGAGGAGTGTAAGCATGCTTTCCGCCAGGCGTGCAAGGTTCCAGCCGCCGATTGCCGGCTGGTTGCCGTATGCGTAGCGGCCTTGAATGTCGATCGAGCTGAACACCGTCCCTGGATCAAACGTGTCCATGAAGGCGCACGGTCCATAATCGATCGTTTCACCACTGATCGTCATATTGTCCGTATTCATGACGCCATGGATGAAGCCGACGAGCTGCCATTTCGCAATCAGTTCGGCCTGATGCTTGACTACTTCCTTCAACAGCGAAAGATATCGGTTCTCATCGTTTTCCACATGTGGATAATGGCGCTTGATCGCATAATCGGCAAGTGCTTGCAGATCTTCCTTCGTCCCCCATTGCGCCGCATACTGGAAGGTGCCGACACGCAGGTGGCTGGAGGCGACCCTGGTTAGAATTGCCCCGGGAAGTTCCGTTTCACGGTAGACCGGCTCCCCCGTTGTCGTGACAGCCAGGCTGCGGGTAGTCGGAATGCCAAGTCCGTGCATTGCTTCACTAATGATGTACTCCCGAAGCATCGGCCCAAGAGACGCTCGCCCATCGCCTCCACGGGAGTACGGCGTCCGGCCCGGCCCCTTCAACTGGATATCCACGAGCTTCCCGTCAGGTGTGATCTGTTCGCCCAGCAGCACCGCACGGCCGTCGCCGAGCATCGTGAAGTTTGCAAACTGATGCCCCGCATAGGCTTGGGCAATCGGCTCAGCGCCTTCCGGAAGCTGATTGCCGGCGAAAATTTCTGCGCCATCTTCACTGTTCAGTTCCTTGGCGTTCAATCCGAGCGACTCTGCCAATGGCCCGTTGAACATCACGATTTCCGGGTCGCGGACAGGTGTCGGCATCTGCTCTCGGTA
It encodes the following:
- a CDS encoding protein adenylyltransferase SelO, which produces MTNEGWKLENSYSQLPRTFYREQMPTPVRDPEIVMFNGPLAESLGLNAKELNSEDGAEIFAGNQLPEGAEPIAQAYAGHQFANFTMLGDGRAVLLGEQITPDGKLVDIQLKGPGRTPYSRGGDGRASLGPMLREYIISEAMHGLGIPTTRSLAVTTTGEPVYRETELPGAILTRVASSHLRVGTFQYAAQWGTKEDLQALADYAIKRHYPHVENDENRYLSLLKEVVKHQAELIAKWQLVGFIHGVMNTDNMTISGETIDYGPCAFMDTFDPGTVFSSIDIQGRYAYGNQPAIGGWNLARLAESMLTLLADEEEEALQLAQDAIAQYPKLYHTHWLSGMREKIGLYNEETEDKTLIEDLLKLMHKHEADYTNAFRALTLDQLDDKPLFESEEFTQWKENWEARLERQEETKEASQELMRKSNPSVIPRNHRVEEALEAAVEKGDYSVMKKLLQVLTDPYAYSSEQEDYTTLPEPTDVPYQTYCGT